Sequence from the Mesorhizobium sp. PAMC28654 genome:
GCTTCGCCGCGTTCGCCTTCACGGATGGCGGACCATTTTGCCCCGCGTGATTGTGGCCAGTTCTCATTCCCTGAGCGATGCCGGACCGCTGACGAACGGGCTGCCCCGGAGATAAAACCGCAGGGGGCGGTCCGCGTCTTTCGAAATGCCGATCCTGATGCTCTGGCCGATCTCGCCGTGTTCCCGGTCATCGTGCGCGAGCCATAGCGGCCCTTGCCGGCAAAGATCGAGGCCGTCCAGCGAACGGTCGATCCGCAGCGCCATGGCCAGCCGTCCCGGTCCTCGCGTCAGGTCGCGCAGGCGCTCATTGCCGCGATTGAGTTGCATGATCGGGATGCCTTCGAGCGGCGCGAGCGCCCGGATCAGCACGCCGGTTCCGGTCCCCGCCGCTTCGCTGGAGACATTCAGCATCCAGGATACGCCATAGGCGCGATAGACATAGGCGTGGCCGCGCTCGAGAAACAGCGAACGGTTGCGCAGCGTCATGCCTCGAAAACCGTGCCCGGCGGCGTCGCCAACGACATAGGCTTCTGTCTCGACAATGCGGCCGCTGACCATGCCTTCGGGCAATTGCCGGATCACCAGCTTGCCGATGAGATAGCGGGCGAGTGCGGCGGTATCATCCGGCAGCTCGGCGCGGGCGATCGGCGGATGATCGTCCTTTTGACTGTTCACGGTATCCGCTCGACCCATTGCGCGCGCGACGGCCCCGGTTCGAACGGATCGCCGAAATACTGGGTCTCGCTGATCACCTTGCCATCGAGGAATTCCATGATGCTCACCGTGTAGGAAGGCCGCCCGTCATAGCTGAGCACATATTCGGTGACCCAGAGGTCGCCAGCGCCGACGATGCGCCGCACGGTGAAGCGCTTGCGGTTCGGCTGCGCGGCACGGGATTTCTGGATGTTGCCGCGCCCGCGGATGCGCTCGCCCGATTGCGGATAGTCGAGCACCGCGTCCTCTCGATAAATCTCGTGCTCCGCCTCGAAGTCATCGACATCGGAGGCAGCCCAGTGGCGATCGAGTGCCGCTCGTATCTCCCGGTCTTCCATGTCGAACCTCCCTAGCCGCTGATGTCCGTCCTACCATATGCCGTCCCGCGGCGGGCCTGCCAGATGGGCCGGGACGGGCGGGCCGAATTCGTGGATCATCGATGAGAGCCGGGAAGGTGCTGGAGCAATGGCTGCTTTTGCGGAGAATACGGCTCAAACGGAGACGGACGAATTGACCCTTACCAACAGCGATATTGTCGAGTTGACGGCGTGGCGGCGCAGGCTGCACCAGAATCCGGAAATCTCGAACGAGGAGGAGAAGACCGCCCGCGAGGTCGTCGATTTCCTCGCCGACACCGGGCCGGACAAGGTGCTGACCGGATTGGGCGGCCACGGCGTTGCGGCGATCTACGATAGCGGCAAGGCGGGACCGACGGTGCTGTTTCGTTCGGAACTCGATGCGCTGCCGATTGAAGAGCTTTCAGGCGCGCCGCATTCATCGCTGGTGCCGGGCAAATCGCATATGTGCGGCCATGACGGGCATACCGCGATCCTGGCGTCGCTTGGCCGCCAGCTGGGGCGCGAGAGGCCAGCGCGCGGCCGCGTCGTGCTGATGTTCCAGCCGGCGGAAGAAACCGGCAATGGTGCTGCCGGCGTCGTCGCCGATCCCCGCTTCGGCGAGATCGCGCCGGATTTCGCCTTCTCGCTGCACAACCTGCCCGGCGTGCCCCTGGGCGAGGTCAGGCTCAAGCCCGGCGTGGTCAATTGTGCCTCGCGCGGCATGCGCATTACGCTGGAGGGCAAGACCGCGCATTCGTCGATGCCCGAGACCGGCGTGTCGCCGATGCTGGCGATCAGCCAGCTGATGCCGCAACTGCCCGCGCTTGGGCGCGGCACCTTCGCCGAGGACGAGTTCAGCATGGTCACCGTCACCCATGCCGCGATGGGCGAAGCCGTGTTC
This genomic interval carries:
- a CDS encoding DNA-3-methyladenine glycosylase produces the protein MGRADTVNSQKDDHPPIARAELPDDTAALARYLIGKLVIRQLPEGMVSGRIVETEAYVVGDAAGHGFRGMTLRNRSLFLERGHAYVYRAYGVSWMLNVSSEAAGTGTGVLIRALAPLEGIPIMQLNRGNERLRDLTRGPGRLAMALRIDRSLDGLDLCRQGPLWLAHDDREHGEIGQSIRIGISKDADRPLRFYLRGSPFVSGPASLRE
- a CDS encoding nuclear transport factor 2 family protein; amino-acid sequence: MEDREIRAALDRHWAASDVDDFEAEHEIYREDAVLDYPQSGERIRGRGNIQKSRAAQPNRKRFTVRRIVGAGDLWVTEYVLSYDGRPSYTVSIMEFLDGKVISETQYFGDPFEPGPSRAQWVERIP
- a CDS encoding amidohydrolase, giving the protein MTLTNSDIVELTAWRRRLHQNPEISNEEEKTAREVVDFLADTGPDKVLTGLGGHGVAAIYDSGKAGPTVLFRSELDALPIEELSGAPHSSLVPGKSHMCGHDGHTAILASLGRQLGRERPARGRVVLMFQPAEETGNGAAGVVADPRFGEIAPDFAFSLHNLPGVPLGEVRLKPGVVNCASRGMRITLEGKTAHSSMPETGVSPMLAISQLMPQLPALGRGTFAEDEFSMVTVTHAAMGEAVFGIAPGHAEVWATLRTRRDERMANLCAAAEALVTKIAGQHGLSARWDYHEVFVASVNAPDAVEHLRRALDEEGVSQGEEDLPMRASEDFGLFGHSASSAMFFLGAGERHPALHNPDYDFPDDLIPIGSKIFMRTARNLLG